GATGTCGCCGATCTCCGAGTGGTCCGCGGACGACAGCGAGAGCAGGCCGACCTCCTCGAAGCCCGTCGCCTTCAGGCCCTGCTCGACCATGTCGCCGATGCCCGTGATGGAGCGCTCGCGGACCGGGCGGGTGATCATGCCGGCCTGGCAGAAACGGCAGCCCCGGGTGCAGCCGCGGAAGATCTCCACCGACATGCGCTCGTGGACCGTCTCGGCGAGCGGGACCAGGGGCTGCTTGGGGTAGGGCCACTCGTCGAGGTCCATCACCGTGTGCTTGGAGACCCGCCACGGGACACCGCTGCGCTTGGGTACGACTCGGGCGATACGGCCGTCCGGCAGGTACTCGACGTCGTAGAAGCCGGGCACGTACACCCCGCCCGTCTTCGCCAGGCGGAAGAGGAGCTCCTCGCGGCCGCCGGGGCGGCCCTCCGCCTTCCAGGCGCGGATGATCGCGGTGACTTCCAGGACGGCCTGCTCGCCGTCGCCGATCACCGCGCAGTCGATGAAGTCCGCGATCGGCTCGGGGTTGAACGCGGCGTGGCCGCCGGCCATGACGATCGGGTCGTCCAGGCCGCGGTCCTTGGCCTCCAGGGGAATCCCGGAGAGGTCCAGGGCCGCCAGCATGTTCGTGTAACCCAGCTCCGTGGAGAAGGACAGGCCCAGCACGTCGAAGGCCTTCACGGGCCGGTGGCTGTCCACCGTGAACTGCGGGACGCCGTGCTCCCGCATCAGCTCCTCGAGGTCCGGCCACACGCTGTAGGTGCGCTCGGCGAGGACGCCCTGCTGCTCGTTGAGCACCTCGTAGAGGATCTGGACGCCCTGGTTCGGCAGGCCGACCTCGTAGGCGTCCGGGTACATGAGCGCCCAGCGGACGTCACAGGAGTCCCAGTCCTTGACCGTGGAGTTGAGTTCTCCGCCGACGTACTGGATCGGCTTCTGCACGTGCGGGAGCAGAGCTTCGAGCTGCGGGAACACCGACGCAGCGACTTCGGCAGGCATGTCGCGCACCTTCGTGAGCTGGACTGAACGGACAGGGTGACCATCCAGACTAACGCGACCGGGCCGTACCTCCGTACGCGCGGAAGATCAGAGGCCCCCCGCCCCGCCCTTGATCCCGTCCCAGAACCCGGGCAGCTCGGTCTCCACGCGCACCGCCCGCTGCTCCTCGCGCTCATGGAGCAGGCCGTAGGTGAAGGCGCTCTCCCCGGCGGCGTGGGCGACCGCCGACAGCTCGCGCAGCGCCTGCCGGGCCATCACACTGTCCTGGTGCTCGCCGAGCAGGTTCTGGAGCGATTTCATGGACTTGACCAGGGCCTTGGCGGGTTTGCCGAGGGCCGGTCGGGCCGCCTCCGCCGCGTAGCGGGCGCGTTTGGTCTTCTTGCGGGCCTCGTGGATCGCGACGTCCCGGTCGGTGCCGGGCTCCAGTTCCACGGCCCGCTCGACCAGCTCGGCCACCTTGCGGACGTCCTTCTTCACGGCCTTGGCGATCGCCTTGCGGGGCTTCTCGCCGGCCGCTTTCCGCAAGGGCGGGTCGGCGATCAGCGCGTCCAGTGAGTCGAGCAGGGCGAGGTAGCGGCGGGAGTCCAGGACGCCGATGAGCCGGCCCCGGGCCCCGCCGTGCTCGGTTCGCGACCAGGTGCGCAGCCGCTCCGCGACCGGGCCGCGGACCAGGGTGGCCGGCACCGCGTCGAGGGCCGCCGTCAGCCGTTCGGTCAGCACCTCGCGATCCCGGTCCAGGCCCAGCTCACCGGCCAGCCACTTCAGCTCGTCGCCGACCGGGTCGGTGACGGTCCGGTCGAGGATCTGCCCGTACGACTTGAAGGTGCTGCGCAGCCGGCGGGTGGCCACGCGCATGCTGTGCACGGAGTCCTCGACGTCCTGCCGCACGGCCGGGTCGAGTTCGACGATGGCGTCCCGCTGGGCGCGCACGTACGCCAGGACGTGGTCTGCGGCGGTCACCGGTTCCCCTGCGGAGGCGGACGTCCGCTGTCGGTGCGGCGCGGTCTCCGCCAGGGCCCGCGCCAGTTTCGACGTCGAGGCAGACGGCCGTATGCCCGCCTTGCGCAGCCGCTTGTCCACCTTGTCGAGGAAGGCCGGGTCTCCCCCGTCGGCGAGCTCCACCTCGATCTCCGTCCACTGCGCTTCGCCGCCGCCGGCCGTGAGCCGGTCGGCCCGTACGGCGTCGACGCTGACCTCCGCGAGCAGCCGGCCGTCGTCGTCGACGAGGTGGCGTACGTCGCGGTCGGAGCGCAGCCGGACGACGGGCAGCAGTTCGCCGTCGCGGACGCGGGAGCGGACGAGCCCGGCGAGGGCGTCCGGCAGAGTGTCGGAGAGCGGGGCGTGGATCTCGTCGCGGACGCCGGGGGCGACGGGGAACTTCAGATGCCAGCCCGCGTCCGAGCCGCCGGTGCGGCGGCGCAGGGTGACGGACGACGCGGCGAGGCGTTCGTCGGTGGTGTCGTAGTAGGTGGCGTCGAGGTGGGCGACGCCCTTGTCGAGCACGGCCGCGACCCCGCCGACACCGGTCAGGTCGGGAAGACCACTGGCCTCGGACTCGTACTTCCGCTCGATCTCGCGCTTGGTGTCCGCCATGGACCGAATCTAGTGCGCACACCGGCGGGGCGGCAGGGGGCCGCCCCGCCGGTGTTCACGCCGACATCGGACGCTGCACCCGGATCGACTGCAACAGACCGACCGCTATCCACACGGCGAACATCGACGAACCGCCGTACGACACGAAGGGCAGCGGCAGACCGGTGACCGGCATGATGCCCAGCGTCATGCCGACGTTCTCGAACGTCTGGAAGGCGAACCAGGCGACGATGCCGGCGGCCACGATCGTGCCGTAGAGGTCGGTGGTCTCCCGGGCGATGCGGCAGGCCCGCCACAGGACGATGCCGAGCAGCAGGATGATCAGGCCGCCGCCGAGGAAGCCGAGCTCCTCCCCCGCCACGGTGAAGACGAAGTCCGTCTGCTGCTCGGGCACGAACTGGCCGGTGGTCTGCGAGCCGTGGAAGAGGCCGGAGCCGGTCAGGCCGCCGGAGCCGATGGCGATGCGGGCCTGGTTGGTGTTGTAGCCGACGCCGGCCGGGTCGAGCTCGGGGTTGGCGAAGGCGGCGAAGCGGGCGATCTGGTAGTCGTCCAGCACCCCGATCTGCCAGACGGTGATCGCCCCGATGGCGCCCGTGCCGAGCAGGCCGAACACCCACCGGTTGGAGGCACCGGAGGCGAGCAGCACGCCCAGCACGATGATGACCATGACCATGACCGACCCGAGGTCGGGCATGAGCATCACGATCACCATGGGCACGGCGGCCAGGCCCAGGGCCTGCACGACCGTGCGGTGGTCGGGGTACTGCCTGTCGCCCGCGTCGACTCTGGCCGCCAGCAGCATCGCCATGCCCAGGATGATCGTGACCTTCACGAACTCCGAGGGCTGGAGGGAGAAGCCGCCGGGGAGCTTGATCCACGAGTGGGCGCCGTTGATCGTGGAGCCGAGCGGGGTGAGGACCAGCAGGATCAGCAGCACCGAAAGGCCGTACAGGATCGGCACGGCCGTGCGCAGGCCGCGGTGGCCGAGCCAGATCGTGCCGGCCATCAGGGCGAGGCCGATGCCGGTGTTCAACAGGTGC
This region of Streptomyces caelestis genomic DNA includes:
- a CDS encoding TIGR03960 family B12-binding radical SAM protein, which codes for MPAEVAASVFPQLEALLPHVQKPIQYVGGELNSTVKDWDSCDVRWALMYPDAYEVGLPNQGVQILYEVLNEQQGVLAERTYSVWPDLEELMREHGVPQFTVDSHRPVKAFDVLGLSFSTELGYTNMLAALDLSGIPLEAKDRGLDDPIVMAGGHAAFNPEPIADFIDCAVIGDGEQAVLEVTAIIRAWKAEGRPGGREELLFRLAKTGGVYVPGFYDVEYLPDGRIARVVPKRSGVPWRVSKHTVMDLDEWPYPKQPLVPLAETVHERMSVEIFRGCTRGCRFCQAGMITRPVRERSITGIGDMVEQGLKATGFEEVGLLSLSSADHSEIGDIAKGLADRYEEDKVGLSLPSTRVDAFNIDLANELTRNGRRSGLTFAPEGGSERIRKVINKMVSEEDLIRTVATAYGNGWRQVKLYFMCGLPTETDDDVLQIADMATKVIAKGREVSKSNDIRCTVSIGGFVPKPHTPFQWAPQLSAEETDARLEKLRNKIRGDKKYGRSIGFRYHDGKPGIVEGLLSRGDRRVGAVIRAVYEDGGRFDGWREHFSYDRWMRCAEKALAPFGVDVDWYTTRERTYEEVLPWDHLDSGLDKDWLWEDWQDALDETEVEDCRWTPCFDCGVCPQMDTQIQIGPTGKKLLPLTVKNAAPAPSGHAH
- a CDS encoding CYTH and CHAD domain-containing protein, which produces MADTKREIERKYESEASGLPDLTGVGGVAAVLDKGVAHLDATYYDTTDERLAASSVTLRRRTGGSDAGWHLKFPVAPGVRDEIHAPLSDTLPDALAGLVRSRVRDGELLPVVRLRSDRDVRHLVDDDGRLLAEVSVDAVRADRLTAGGGEAQWTEIEVELADGGDPAFLDKVDKRLRKAGIRPSASTSKLARALAETAPHRQRTSASAGEPVTAADHVLAYVRAQRDAIVELDPAVRQDVEDSVHSMRVATRRLRSTFKSYGQILDRTVTDPVGDELKWLAGELGLDRDREVLTERLTAALDAVPATLVRGPVAERLRTWSRTEHGGARGRLIGVLDSRRYLALLDSLDALIADPPLRKAAGEKPRKAIAKAVKKDVRKVAELVERAVELEPGTDRDVAIHEARKKTKRARYAAEAARPALGKPAKALVKSMKSLQNLLGEHQDSVMARQALRELSAVAHAAGESAFTYGLLHEREEQRAVRVETELPGFWDGIKGGAGGL
- the rodA gene encoding rod shape-determining protein RodA: MTGGVNSFQVSGYGPERSGWTRLLARDSVARRLDWPILLSATALSLLGTLLVYSATRNRTELNQGDPYYFLVRHLLNTGIGLALMAGTIWLGHRGLRTAVPILYGLSVLLILLVLTPLGSTINGAHSWIKLPGGFSLQPSEFVKVTIILGMAMLLAARVDAGDRQYPDHRTVVQALGLAAVPMVIVMLMPDLGSVMVMVIIVLGVLLASGASNRWVFGLLGTGAIGAITVWQIGVLDDYQIARFAAFANPELDPAGVGYNTNQARIAIGSGGLTGSGLFHGSQTTGQFVPEQQTDFVFTVAGEELGFLGGGLIILLLGIVLWRACRIARETTDLYGTIVAAGIVAWFAFQTFENVGMTLGIMPVTGLPLPFVSYGGSSMFAVWIAVGLLQSIRVQRPMSA